Proteins from a single region of Geothrix sp. PMB-07:
- the rimO gene encoding 30S ribosomal protein S12 methylthiotransferase RimO: MTKVGFMSLGCPKNLVDSEVMLGHLRLKGYQITPVLEEAQVLVVNTCGFIDAAKAESVEAILQAASMKQEGACEKLIVAGCLVERYRDELMAEMPEIDACLGTRDIEQIAEIIGAGASFELNPNPDYLYTEASPRMLTTPKASAYLKISEGCDHACAFCVIPQLRGGQRSRSIESVVAEARNLVAQGVLEISLVGQDTTDYGRDFGDPDALEKLVRALGTVEGLRWFRIHYAYPNRLTDGLLHAMAETPNCARYLDMPLQHADAGILKAMARGGSRAQFLKLIEKVRRIVPGIAIRSNFIVGFPGEDEAAFEELKAFVKEARFEHVGVFTYSPEEGTSAYALGDPIQKRTKEARKRRLLELQQKIARELNQAKVGQVIDVLVEGAHEETDLIVKGRHAGQAPDIDGNVLLVDGAPQANTIQRVRIVKAHAYDLIGEVEEGGLEASTAAYEAAFRTRQA; the protein is encoded by the coding sequence TTGACCAAAGTCGGATTCATGTCCCTGGGATGCCCCAAGAACCTCGTGGATTCCGAGGTGATGCTGGGCCACCTGCGCCTCAAGGGCTACCAGATCACCCCGGTGCTGGAGGAGGCTCAGGTGCTGGTGGTGAACACCTGCGGGTTCATCGACGCGGCCAAGGCCGAAAGCGTCGAAGCCATTCTGCAGGCCGCCTCCATGAAGCAGGAAGGCGCCTGCGAGAAACTCATCGTGGCGGGGTGTCTGGTGGAACGCTACCGGGATGAACTCATGGCCGAGATGCCCGAGATCGACGCCTGCCTGGGCACCCGCGACATCGAGCAGATCGCCGAAATCATCGGCGCGGGCGCCAGCTTTGAGCTGAACCCCAATCCGGACTACCTCTACACCGAGGCCAGCCCGCGCATGCTGACCACCCCCAAGGCCAGTGCCTATCTGAAGATCAGCGAGGGCTGCGACCATGCCTGCGCCTTCTGCGTCATCCCCCAGCTGCGCGGCGGCCAGCGCAGCCGCAGCATCGAGAGCGTGGTGGCGGAGGCCCGCAACCTGGTGGCCCAGGGCGTGCTGGAGATCAGCCTCGTGGGCCAAGACACCACGGACTACGGCCGCGACTTCGGCGATCCCGACGCGCTGGAGAAGCTGGTCCGGGCCCTGGGCACTGTCGAAGGCCTGCGCTGGTTCCGCATCCACTACGCCTACCCCAACCGCCTCACCGATGGCCTGCTCCACGCCATGGCGGAAACACCCAACTGCGCCCGCTACCTGGACATGCCCCTGCAGCATGCCGATGCGGGCATCCTCAAGGCCATGGCCCGGGGTGGCAGTCGCGCCCAGTTCCTGAAGCTCATCGAAAAGGTGCGGCGCATCGTGCCGGGCATCGCCATCCGCTCCAACTTCATCGTAGGCTTCCCCGGCGAGGACGAAGCCGCCTTCGAGGAACTGAAGGCCTTCGTGAAGGAGGCCCGCTTCGAGCATGTGGGCGTCTTCACCTACAGCCCCGAAGAAGGCACCTCGGCCTATGCCCTGGGCGATCCCATCCAGAAGCGCACCAAGGAGGCCCGCAAGCGCCGCCTGCTGGAGTTGCAGCAGAAGATCGCCCGGGAGCTGAACCAGGCCAAGGTCGGCCAGGTCATCGACGTGCTGGTGGAAGGCGCCCACGAGGAAACCGATCTCATCGTGAAAGGCCGCCACGCTGGCCAGGCCCCGGACATCGACGGCAACGTGCTGCTGGTGGATGGCGCCCCCCAGGCGAACACCATCCAGCGCGTGCGCATTGTGAAGGCCCACGCCTACGACCTCATCGGCGAAGTGGAAGAGGGTGGCCTGGAGGCCAGCACCGCGGCCTATGAGGCGGCCTTCAGGACCCGGCAAGCCTAG
- a CDS encoding adenylate/guanylate cyclase domain-containing protein, whose amino-acid sequence MKLTLQVDGALHPVTLTEEGVTIGRGDQATIKIQTNAVSRIHARVFLRNGQPHVMDMKSLNGTSLNGSVLNEPALLHPGDTILLGETAVVWVPEGSPAPAVGLNQDLAPRAVISKIALEDRAFDASGSILVPHASLEAMLAQASGQHPSGEAVTLFQRLASMAGTLLRAAGLAELLESVMGLVTAQIPCQRGFILLADAGGELVPELVWEEVPGTHTNPISRTIARTAMDNRVAILTTDARMDPRFSAGESIKIHSITSALCAPLIVEDQALGVIYLETSLNKGGFKREDEHLLSAMANFAAVGIQREREAKFRQRLERYHSPQVVDQILKSSQSKEAPALQAQRCQISVLFADISGFTRMSEGMEPLVLAGILNRTFEVMTDQIFSRGGTLDKYIGDAIMAFFGAPNPDPDHAKHAIEAAIAMQDCLATLNAARPAGYPELKMRIGINSGEAFAGDIGCEKRMDYTVMGSTVNLASRLESGVAKPGQIVLGPRTAELSGRADLRQLAGFALKGIEQEVRPFEVLWTPDAPTGVHGLR is encoded by the coding sequence ATGAAACTCACCCTCCAGGTTGATGGTGCCCTGCATCCCGTGACGCTCACGGAAGAGGGCGTGACCATCGGCCGGGGGGACCAGGCCACCATCAAGATCCAGACGAACGCGGTCAGCCGCATCCATGCCCGGGTCTTCCTGAGGAACGGCCAGCCCCACGTCATGGACATGAAGTCCCTCAACGGGACCTCGCTCAACGGGTCGGTCCTGAACGAACCGGCCCTGCTGCATCCCGGTGACACCATTCTGCTGGGCGAAACCGCCGTGGTGTGGGTGCCGGAGGGCAGTCCGGCGCCCGCCGTGGGCCTGAACCAGGACCTGGCGCCCCGGGCGGTCATTTCCAAGATCGCTCTAGAGGATCGGGCCTTCGATGCCTCCGGCTCCATCCTGGTGCCCCACGCCAGCCTGGAGGCCATGCTGGCCCAGGCCAGCGGCCAGCACCCCTCGGGCGAAGCGGTGACGCTCTTCCAGCGCCTGGCCAGCATGGCGGGCACCCTGCTGCGGGCCGCGGGCCTCGCGGAGCTGCTGGAATCGGTGATGGGCCTGGTGACGGCCCAGATCCCCTGCCAGCGGGGCTTCATCCTGCTGGCAGATGCTGGGGGCGAGCTGGTGCCTGAGTTGGTTTGGGAGGAGGTGCCCGGCACCCACACGAACCCCATCAGCCGCACCATCGCCCGCACGGCCATGGACAACCGCGTGGCCATCCTCACCACCGATGCCCGCATGGACCCCCGCTTCAGCGCCGGGGAGAGCATCAAGATCCACAGCATCACCTCGGCCCTCTGCGCGCCGCTGATCGTGGAGGATCAGGCCCTGGGCGTGATCTACCTGGAGACCAGCCTCAACAAGGGCGGCTTCAAGCGCGAGGATGAACACCTGCTCAGCGCCATGGCCAACTTCGCCGCCGTGGGCATCCAGCGCGAGCGGGAGGCCAAGTTCCGCCAGCGCCTCGAGCGCTATCACAGCCCGCAGGTGGTGGATCAGATCCTCAAATCCAGCCAGAGCAAGGAGGCGCCTGCCCTCCAGGCCCAGCGCTGCCAGATCAGCGTGCTGTTCGCCGACATCTCGGGCTTCACGCGCATGAGCGAAGGGATGGAGCCGCTGGTGCTGGCGGGCATCCTCAACCGCACCTTTGAAGTGATGACCGATCAGATCTTCAGCCGCGGCGGCACCCTCGACAAGTACATCGGTGACGCCATCATGGCCTTCTTCGGCGCGCCCAATCCCGATCCCGACCACGCCAAGCACGCCATCGAGGCGGCCATCGCCATGCAGGACTGTCTCGCCACGCTCAACGCCGCCCGGCCCGCGGGCTATCCCGAATTGAAAATGCGAATCGGCATCAACAGTGGCGAGGCCTTCGCAGGCGACATCGGCTGCGAGAAGCGCATGGACTACACCGTGATGGGCAGTACGGTGAACCTGGCCTCGCGCCTGGAGAGCGGTGTGGCCAAGCCGGGCCAGATCGTGCTGGGGCCCCGTACCGCGGAGCTTTCGGGCCGGGCCGACCTCCGCCAGCTGGCGGGCTTTGCCCTCAAGGGCATTGAGCAGGAGGTGCGGCCCTTCGAGGTGCTGTGGACTCCGGATGCGCCGACGGGCGTGCACGGACTGAGGTGA
- a CDS encoding DUF2085 domain-containing protein: MTWTRPRWVLAFRILLGGIGLLPWIMAGHRSVLLEAVFGTTCHRLAERSLLLGGVQMLVCSRCAGIYLGLLTGALLPAGAWAVRHARTLALGAALPMALDVLTQDLGWHPSWHPARLATGWWLGLGLMVLAVAHLRDWAEVNAPNEKQA, translated from the coding sequence ATGACCTGGACCCGGCCCCGCTGGGTCCTCGCGTTCAGAATCCTCCTCGGGGGCATCGGCCTGCTGCCATGGATCATGGCGGGTCACCGGTCGGTGCTCCTGGAGGCGGTCTTTGGCACCACCTGCCATCGCTTGGCGGAGCGCAGCCTTCTCTTGGGCGGCGTGCAAATGCTCGTATGCAGCCGCTGCGCGGGCATCTACCTGGGGCTCCTGACCGGGGCGCTGCTGCCCGCCGGTGCCTGGGCCGTGCGCCATGCCCGGACCCTCGCGTTGGGCGCGGCCCTGCCCATGGCGCTGGATGTCCTCACCCAGGATCTGGGCTGGCACCCCAGTTGGCACCCGGCCCGGCTGGCCACAGGGTGGTGGCTGGGCCTGGGCCTCATGGTGCTGGCGGTGGCCCACCTGCGCGATTGGGCGGAGGTCAACGCTCCCAATGAAAAACAGGCGTGA
- the dcd gene encoding dCTP deaminase — protein sequence MILTGRQILEAKAEGRLRIEPWQDSQLNPNSYNLRLGEDLAVYADHELDMARPNGIEFLKIPPEGLLLQPGKLYLGRTLEYTETRGMVPMLEGRSSVGRLGLFVHVTAGFGDIGFCGYWTLEISCIQPVRIYAGVAICQIFYHTVSGEYDSYESGKYQRNSGIQPSMLWKDFIKE from the coding sequence ATGATCCTCACCGGACGGCAGATCCTGGAGGCGAAGGCGGAGGGCCGTCTCCGCATCGAGCCCTGGCAGGACAGCCAGCTCAATCCCAACAGCTACAACCTGCGCCTGGGCGAGGATCTGGCCGTCTACGCCGACCATGAACTCGACATGGCCCGGCCCAACGGCATCGAGTTCCTCAAGATCCCGCCCGAAGGCCTGCTGCTGCAGCCCGGAAAGCTCTACCTGGGCCGCACCCTCGAATACACCGAAACCCGCGGCATGGTGCCCATGCTCGAAGGCCGCAGCAGCGTGGGGCGCCTGGGTCTCTTCGTGCATGTCACCGCGGGCTTCGGCGACATCGGCTTCTGCGGCTACTGGACGCTGGAGATCAGCTGCATCCAGCCCGTGCGCATCTACGCCGGTGTGGCCATCTGCCAGATCTTCTACCACACCGTCAGCGGCGAGTACGACAGCTACGAATCGGGCAAGTACCAGCGCAACTCCGGCATCCAGCCGTCCATGCTCTGGAAGGATTTCATCAAAGAGTAG
- a CDS encoding FHA domain-containing protein translates to MAKLLVHESAGAREFEIIDNEVHMGRELDNTLRLPDPSISRHHCVIRKVGGGFEIQDLQSSNGVLVNGNRVQSSPLRDGDRITLGQVQLTFQDPRPEAGATVALNIQDAPAVPIGTVRMSADDLAAIHVGNAPTPMEPKNPDQIATGPVAIPTPPQAPPLPPVAPPVTPAPAPRPTPAVTPQQSFLGSLLPSIPDEAVILSERGDLGSRLVAVLIDVVPAVVISIAFMVLSVVPFLGCILLPLNVVAQLAYFWVFVPWTVSKYGASIGKKMMKLRVVPEGDPTGRIGFGPAILRQFGNFFALNLIVLAIKGDERISLSDMIAKSEVLKVDR, encoded by the coding sequence ATGGCCAAACTGCTGGTACACGAAAGCGCAGGAGCCCGCGAATTCGAGATCATTGATAACGAGGTCCACATGGGCCGTGAGCTGGACAACACGCTCCGGCTGCCCGATCCCAGCATCAGCCGCCACCACTGCGTGATCCGCAAGGTCGGCGGCGGTTTTGAGATCCAGGATCTCCAGAGCAGCAATGGCGTGCTCGTGAATGGCAATCGGGTGCAGTCCTCCCCACTGCGGGACGGTGACCGCATCACCCTGGGCCAGGTGCAGCTGACGTTCCAGGACCCTCGCCCCGAAGCCGGTGCCACCGTGGCCCTCAACATCCAGGATGCCCCTGCCGTGCCCATCGGCACCGTGCGCATGTCCGCCGATGATCTGGCCGCGATCCATGTGGGCAACGCCCCGACCCCCATGGAACCCAAGAATCCCGATCAGATCGCCACGGGCCCAGTGGCCATTCCGACTCCGCCCCAGGCGCCCCCCTTGCCCCCGGTCGCCCCCCCCGTGACACCGGCGCCCGCGCCCAGGCCGACCCCTGCGGTTACCCCTCAGCAATCCTTCCTCGGATCTCTGCTGCCTTCCATCCCCGATGAGGCCGTGATCCTGAGCGAACGTGGCGACCTGGGCAGCCGGTTGGTCGCGGTGCTGATCGACGTGGTTCCCGCGGTGGTCATTTCCATCGCGTTCATGGTTCTCTCGGTCGTGCCATTCCTGGGCTGCATCCTCCTGCCCCTGAACGTTGTCGCCCAGCTGGCCTATTTCTGGGTCTTCGTGCCCTGGACCGTCTCGAAATACGGCGCGAGCATCGGCAAGAAGATGATGAAGCTGCGCGTCGTGCCCGAGGGCGATCCCACCGGCCGAATCGGCTTCGGACCGGCCATCCTTCGCCAATTCGGCAATTTCTTTGCGCTCAACCTCATCGTCTTGGCCATCAAGGGCGATGAGCGCATCAGTCTGAGCGACATGATCGCCAAGTCCGAAGTCCTCAAGGTCGACCGTTGA
- the gltX gene encoding glutamate--tRNA ligase, with product MSRQIVTRFAPSPTGMLHIGGVRTALFCWLFARKHGGRFILRIEDTDLSRSTDDNIRIIEEGMAWCGLDWDEGPVVGEASQWKGPHGPYRQMQRMDLYKAKIQELLDKDLAYRCRCSREAIEERRKAVEAAGKVFQYNRGMDRGKGCAAANHDASQPAAIRFRMPEEGDIVVPDLIKGHTHFPADSLDDWIIARTGDGPGEIGVPTYNFCVVVDDTHMQVTHVIRGDDHLNNTPKQIPLFAAFGYELPAFAHVPMILGADGAKLSKRHGATSITEYQAMGLLPSAVRLALARLSWTPKIDGKAVESAEEELLTDAQMIQLFDLADCQKSAARFDMDKLQWLNQKLIQRASWQELEPHLRPFMPESWPGKPDAWKAQAIQCTQKGKSLTDMAEALRFAFERPTSFDEKAVEKFITPAVKPALAEVAALTDYTHEGLEAAFAAILERHGLKTKDLAQALRVALCGKPVSPGIYDTLMLTGRDEVVARLSRWL from the coding sequence ATGTCCCGCCAGATCGTCACCCGCTTCGCCCCTTCGCCCACCGGCATGCTCCACATCGGGGGCGTGCGCACCGCCCTTTTCTGCTGGCTGTTTGCCCGCAAGCATGGCGGCCGCTTCATCCTCCGCATCGAAGACACCGATCTCTCCCGCAGCACCGATGACAACATCCGCATCATCGAAGAGGGCATGGCCTGGTGCGGCCTGGATTGGGACGAGGGCCCCGTGGTGGGCGAGGCCAGCCAGTGGAAGGGCCCGCACGGTCCCTACCGTCAGATGCAGCGCATGGACCTCTACAAGGCCAAGATCCAGGAGCTGTTGGACAAGGATTTGGCCTACCGCTGCCGCTGTTCGCGCGAGGCCATCGAAGAACGCCGCAAGGCCGTGGAGGCCGCGGGCAAGGTGTTCCAGTACAACCGCGGCATGGATCGGGGCAAGGGCTGCGCGGCCGCGAACCACGATGCCAGCCAACCGGCCGCCATCCGCTTCCGCATGCCCGAGGAAGGCGACATCGTGGTGCCCGATCTCATCAAGGGCCACACGCACTTCCCGGCGGACAGCCTGGATGATTGGATCATCGCCCGCACAGGCGATGGCCCCGGTGAGATTGGCGTGCCCACCTACAACTTCTGCGTGGTGGTGGACGACACCCACATGCAGGTGACCCACGTGATCCGCGGCGACGACCACCTCAACAACACGCCCAAGCAGATCCCGCTCTTCGCGGCCTTCGGCTACGAGCTGCCCGCCTTCGCGCACGTGCCCATGATCCTGGGCGCCGACGGCGCCAAGCTCAGCAAGCGCCACGGCGCCACCAGCATCACCGAATACCAGGCCATGGGCCTGCTGCCCTCCGCCGTGCGGCTGGCCCTGGCGCGGCTCTCCTGGACGCCCAAGATCGACGGCAAGGCCGTGGAGAGCGCCGAAGAGGAACTGCTCACCGACGCGCAGATGATCCAGCTCTTCGACCTGGCGGATTGCCAGAAGAGCGCTGCCCGCTTCGACATGGACAAACTCCAGTGGCTGAACCAGAAGCTCATCCAGCGGGCCTCCTGGCAGGAACTGGAGCCGCACCTGCGGCCCTTCATGCCCGAATCCTGGCCCGGCAAGCCGGATGCCTGGAAGGCCCAAGCCATTCAGTGCACACAGAAGGGCAAGTCCCTCACCGACATGGCCGAGGCTCTGCGCTTCGCCTTCGAGCGGCCCACCAGCTTCGACGAGAAGGCCGTGGAGAAGTTCATCACCCCGGCCGTCAAACCCGCCCTGGCCGAAGTGGCCGCGCTGACCGACTACACCCATGAGGGCCTGGAAGCCGCCTTCGCCGCCATCCTGGAACGCCATGGCCTGAAGACCAAGGATCTGGCCCAGGCCCTGCGCGTGGCCCTCTGCGGCAAGCCCGTGAGCCCCGGCATCTACGACACGCTCATGCTGACCGGGCGTGATGAAGTGGTGGCGCGGCTCAGCCGCTGGTTGTGA
- the proC gene encoding pyrroline-5-carboxylate reductase codes for MSQHPQLAIIGFGTMGQAISAGLVEASGYPAGRIHAATRHPHAARARAEALGLELTHDVDAAVRASEVVLLCVKPRELKGLLERLNATGALDHRPLVVSIAAGTTLAFLEAHTPAGTPLVRAMPNTPCAIRKGMTVLAAGQAVSEAQLAQARILFEPLGRVMDLDEKHMDAVTGLSASGPAFMFIILESLAEGGVQCGLPRAVALELAAQMTLGAASMVLETGKHPAALKDEVTTPAGCTIAGLLALEDGRIRSVVARGIERATQVAAGLG; via the coding sequence GTGAGTCAGCATCCTCAACTCGCCATCATCGGTTTCGGCACCATGGGCCAGGCCATCAGCGCCGGTCTGGTGGAAGCCTCGGGTTACCCCGCCGGGCGCATCCATGCGGCCACGCGGCATCCCCACGCGGCCCGCGCCCGGGCCGAGGCCCTGGGCCTGGAGCTCACCCACGATGTGGATGCCGCGGTGCGGGCCTCGGAAGTGGTGCTGCTCTGCGTGAAGCCCCGCGAACTGAAGGGGTTGCTGGAACGCCTCAACGCCACCGGGGCCCTGGATCACCGGCCCCTGGTGGTGTCCATCGCCGCGGGCACCACGCTGGCCTTCCTCGAGGCCCACACGCCCGCAGGCACACCCCTGGTGCGCGCCATGCCCAACACGCCCTGCGCCATCCGCAAGGGCATGACGGTGCTGGCGGCGGGTCAGGCGGTCAGCGAGGCCCAGCTGGCTCAGGCCCGGATCCTGTTCGAGCCCCTGGGCCGCGTGATGGATCTGGACGAAAAACACATGGATGCCGTCACCGGCCTCAGCGCCAGCGGCCCCGCCTTCATGTTCATCATCCTGGAATCCCTGGCGGAGGGCGGCGTCCAGTGTGGATTGCCCCGCGCCGTGGCCCTGGAGCTGGCGGCCCAGATGACCCTGGGCGCCGCCTCCATGGTGCTGGAAACCGGCAAGCACCCCGCCGCCCTCAAGGACGAGGTGACCACTCCCGCCGGCTGCACCATCGCCGGCCTGTTGGCCCTGGAGGATGGCCGCATCCGCTCCGTCGTGGCCCGGGGCATCGAGCGCGCCACCCAGGTGGCGGCGGGGCTGGGGTAG
- a CDS encoding glutamine--tRNA ligase/YqeY domain fusion protein, protein MSSDTPAPEPRSLHFIEEIVEADRASGKHGGRVLTRFPPEPNGYLHIGHAKSICLNFGLAKAYGGATNLRFDDTNPVKEDVEYVDSIREDVQWLGFEWKGEHYASDYFQFMYDYAEYLIEQGKAYVCDLTEAEIREYRGNFHVPGKASPYRERSADENLDLFRRMKAGEFEDGAKVLRAKIDMQAGNMNLRDPLMYRIRRAHHHRTGDAWCIYPMYDYAHGVSDAIETITHSICTLEFSDHRPLYDWFLEQDGEATFFQRPLPRQIEFARLNLTYTVMSKRRLLQLVQDGIVSGWDDPRMPTICGLRRRGYTPESVRAFAERVGVAKRDMVADVGLLEFCIREDLEKRAPRRMAVLRPLKVVITNMGDADAFEVEVANHPEDQAMGTRKLPFTRELFIDQDDFREEAPKKWFRLAPGAEVRLRGACLVTCKEVIKDAAGHVVELRCEWDPASKGGNAPDGRKVKGTLHWVSAPNAVKAEVRLYDTLFTQEDPMDVPEGQDWKALLNPGSLEVLTEARLEPSLAGATAGERFQFERTGYFSLDPDSRLGALVFNRTVGLKDSWSKIEAKQ, encoded by the coding sequence ATGTCTTCCGATACCCCAGCCCCTGAACCCCGCAGCCTCCACTTCATCGAGGAGATCGTCGAGGCGGACCGCGCCTCTGGTAAGCACGGGGGGAGGGTGCTCACGCGCTTCCCGCCAGAGCCCAACGGCTACCTGCACATCGGTCACGCCAAGAGCATCTGCCTGAACTTCGGCTTGGCGAAGGCCTACGGCGGCGCCACCAACCTGCGCTTCGATGACACCAACCCCGTGAAGGAGGACGTCGAGTACGTGGATTCCATCCGGGAGGACGTGCAGTGGCTGGGGTTTGAGTGGAAGGGCGAGCACTACGCCTCGGACTACTTCCAGTTCATGTACGACTACGCCGAGTACCTGATCGAGCAGGGCAAGGCCTATGTCTGCGACCTCACCGAGGCGGAGATCCGCGAGTACCGCGGCAACTTCCATGTGCCGGGCAAGGCGAGCCCCTACCGGGAGCGCAGTGCCGATGAGAACCTCGACCTGTTCCGTCGCATGAAGGCGGGGGAATTCGAGGATGGCGCCAAGGTGCTGCGCGCCAAGATCGACATGCAGGCCGGCAACATGAACCTGCGCGATCCGCTCATGTACCGCATCCGCCGGGCCCACCACCACCGCACGGGCGACGCCTGGTGCATCTATCCCATGTACGACTACGCCCACGGCGTGTCGGACGCCATCGAGACCATCACGCACTCCATCTGCACCCTGGAGTTCTCGGACCACCGCCCACTCTACGACTGGTTCCTGGAGCAGGACGGGGAGGCCACCTTCTTCCAGCGACCGCTGCCGCGCCAGATCGAGTTCGCCCGCCTGAACCTCACCTACACGGTGATGAGCAAGCGGCGCCTGCTGCAACTGGTGCAGGACGGCATCGTGAGCGGCTGGGACGATCCCCGCATGCCCACCATCTGCGGCCTGCGGCGGCGGGGCTACACGCCGGAATCCGTCCGGGCCTTCGCGGAGCGCGTGGGTGTGGCCAAGCGCGACATGGTGGCCGATGTGGGCCTGCTGGAGTTCTGCATCCGCGAGGACCTGGAGAAGCGCGCCCCCCGCCGCATGGCCGTGCTGCGCCCCCTCAAGGTGGTCATCACCAACATGGGCGACGCTGACGCCTTCGAGGTCGAGGTGGCGAACCACCCCGAGGATCAGGCCATGGGCACCCGCAAACTGCCCTTCACCCGCGAGCTCTTCATCGACCAGGATGACTTTCGCGAAGAGGCCCCCAAGAAGTGGTTCCGCCTGGCGCCAGGTGCTGAGGTGCGGCTGCGCGGCGCTTGTCTCGTGACCTGCAAAGAGGTCATCAAGGATGCGGCTGGCCATGTGGTGGAGCTGCGCTGCGAATGGGATCCCGCCAGCAAGGGTGGCAACGCGCCGGATGGCCGCAAGGTGAAGGGCACCTTGCACTGGGTGAGCGCTCCGAACGCCGTGAAGGCGGAAGTCCGGCTCTACGACACGCTCTTCACCCAGGAAGATCCCATGGACGTGCCCGAGGGCCAGGACTGGAAGGCGTTGCTGAACCCCGGCAGCCTCGAGGTGCTGACCGAAGCCCGCCTGGAGCCCAGCCTGGCTGGCGCCACCGCCGGGGAGCGCTTCCAGTTCGAGCGCACGGGTTACTTCTCGTTGGATCCCGACAGCCGCCTTGGCGCCCTGGTGTTCAACCGGACGGTGGGGCTGAAGGATTCCTGGAGCAAGATCGAGGCGAAACAATAA
- the nuoH gene encoding NADH-quinone oxidoreductase subunit NuoH, producing MDKLASLLHMTPALFWAVAKVVIVFSAVMLLASVWTWVERRGSAMIQDRIGPNRTALFGKIRILGLAQLLADGIKFFFKEDLVPTDANKKLFWLAPFLAFVPALMGFAIIPFGKDFISGGVTYHLSVLDPGNGMGMLYPLAIGGMAVYGVLVAAWSSNNKWSILGGMRASAAMVSYEIGMSLAVVTLFMTTGGYDPSEIIRAQAGTVFKVLPNWNIFHQPLGFIVFFTCMFAETNRLPFDFAEGESEIVAGFNTEYGSMKFSLLALAEYSHLMTASALIATLYFGGWQVPFVADPPVLLSILCFLVKLLFFAWVFVWIRWTLPRFRYDQLMFLGWKVMLPLSMANLVFHAWRMSQGH from the coding sequence ATGGACAAGCTTGCGAGCCTGCTGCACATGACCCCCGCCCTGTTCTGGGCGGTGGCCAAAGTTGTCATCGTTTTTTCCGCCGTGATGCTGTTGGCATCGGTGTGGACCTGGGTCGAGCGCCGGGGCTCGGCCATGATCCAGGACCGCATCGGCCCCAACCGCACGGCCCTCTTCGGGAAGATCCGCATCCTGGGCCTGGCCCAGCTGCTGGCCGACGGCATCAAGTTCTTCTTCAAGGAAGACCTGGTGCCCACGGATGCCAACAAGAAGCTGTTCTGGCTGGCGCCCTTCCTGGCCTTCGTGCCCGCCCTCATGGGCTTCGCCATCATTCCCTTCGGCAAGGATTTCATCAGCGGCGGCGTGACCTACCACCTGTCCGTGCTGGATCCCGGCAACGGCATGGGCATGCTGTATCCCCTGGCCATTGGCGGCATGGCGGTCTACGGCGTGCTGGTGGCGGCCTGGTCCAGCAACAACAAGTGGTCGATCCTCGGCGGCATGCGCGCCTCGGCGGCCATGGTGAGCTACGAGATCGGCATGAGCCTGGCCGTGGTCACCCTCTTCATGACCACGGGCGGCTACGATCCTTCGGAGATCATCAGGGCGCAGGCCGGCACGGTCTTCAAGGTGCTGCCCAACTGGAACATCTTCCACCAGCCCCTGGGCTTCATCGTCTTCTTCACCTGCATGTTCGCGGAAACGAACCGCCTGCCCTTCGACTTCGCCGAGGGCGAGAGCGAGATCGTGGCGGGCTTCAACACCGAATACGGCAGCATGAAGTTCAGCCTGCTGGCACTCGCCGAGTATTCGCACCTGATGACCGCTTCGGCGCTGATCGCGACGCTCTACTTCGGCGGCTGGCAGGTGCCCTTCGTGGCGGACCCGCCGGTGCTGCTGTCGATCCTCTGCTTCCTGGTCAAGTTGCTGTTCTTCGCCTGGGTGTTCGTGTGGATCCGCTGGACCCTCCCGCGCTTCCGCTACGACCAGCTCATGTTCCTGGGCTGGAAGGTCATGCTGCCGCTGTCCATGGCCAATCTGGTCTTCCACGCCTGGCGCATGAGCCAGGGCCACTAA
- a CDS encoding NADH-quinone oxidoreductase subunit I, with translation MGVVVKKVELSWLDRTYVWPVLKGMAITGQHFIKQLFTPTSKRYTIQYPEMKKEMPAGYRGLHELKRFEDGAIKCVACFMCQEACPARCISIEAEEFSDLNITQGFEEKRPAKFSIDMLRCIYCGMCEEACPKDAIWLRNNYEVAAYDRLSMQYGKWDLMNTYADADGKDRISQDPTPSVPRRTIAM, from the coding sequence ATGGGCGTCGTCGTCAAAAAAGTCGAGCTGAGCTGGCTGGACCGCACCTATGTCTGGCCGGTGCTGAAGGGCATGGCCATCACGGGCCAGCACTTCATCAAGCAGCTCTTCACGCCCACCTCGAAGCGGTACACGATTCAGTACCCCGAGATGAAGAAGGAGATGCCCGCAGGCTATCGCGGCCTCCACGAACTGAAGCGTTTCGAGGATGGCGCCATCAAGTGCGTGGCCTGCTTCATGTGCCAGGAGGCCTGCCCGGCCCGCTGCATCAGCATCGAGGCGGAGGAGTTCAGTGATCTGAACATCACTCAGGGCTTTGAGGAGAAGCGCCCGGCCAAGTTCTCCATCGACATGCTGCGCTGCATCTATTGCGGCATGTGCGAGGAGGCCTGCCCCAAGGATGCCATCTGGCTGCGCAACAACTATGAGGTGGCGGCCTACGACCGGCTCTCCATGCAGTACGGCAAGTGGGACCTCATGAACACCTACGCCGACGCTGATGGCAAGGACCGCATCAGCCAGGATCCCACTCCCTCCGTGCCGCGCCGCACGATCGCGATGTAA